From Ruminococcus sp. HUN007, a single genomic window includes:
- a CDS encoding enoyl-CoA hydratase/isomerase family protein, with protein MSESAFFTLENKDNILDLTMNAPGNNIMTADFMTGFEDIVKEVQKTAAENNSIKGLIIHGAGRHFSVGADVTSLLERTGDELSEYEKTGKIPEGHVIQKGSVLSFNSLKFPVVSVVNGFCIGSGSEIAASAHFRICEPATRAGQPESTFGILPALGGITRSAAICGLSQAIDIVMSGELFTAEHAGKIGWADILCEKKQGYGKAVALIEYINGTGSFDPARSAEYISGFLKSEEK; from the coding sequence ATGAGTGAATCAGCTTTTTTCACTTTGGAAAACAAAGATAATATACTGGACCTGACAATGAATGCTCCGGGCAACAATATCATGACTGCAGATTTCATGACCGGATTTGAGGATATTGTTAAGGAAGTTCAGAAAACTGCCGCAGAAAACAACAGTATAAAGGGACTTATAATCCATGGTGCAGGCAGACATTTCAGTGTAGGCGCTGATGTTACATCGCTTCTTGAAAGAACCGGTGATGAACTTTCCGAATACGAAAAGACCGGTAAAATTCCTGAAGGACATGTTATTCAGAAAGGTTCAGTACTTTCGTTTAACAGTTTAAAGTTTCCTGTTGTCAGTGTAGTGAATGGTTTCTGCATTGGTTCAGGCAGCGAGATTGCAGCAAGCGCACATTTCAGAATATGTGAACCTGCAACAAGAGCCGGTCAGCCGGAATCTACTTTCGGTATTCTTCCTGCTCTGGGCGGTATCACAAGATCCGCTGCAATATGCGGACTTTCACAGGCAATAGACATTGTAATGTCAGGAGAGCTTTTTACAGCTGAACACGCCGGAAAGATCGGCTGGGCAGATATATTATGCGAAAAGAAACAGGGCTACGGCAAAGCGGTGGCTCTTATAGAATATATTAACGGTACCGGATCATTTGATCCTGCCAGAAGCGCTGAATACATAAGCGGATTTCTTAAAAGCGAGGAAAAATAA
- a CDS encoding 3-hydroxyacyl-CoA dehydrogenase NAD-binding domain-containing protein, with protein sequence MNSLKKIGILGYGKMGKEIFDLFHSKLPDSEFVVLLRHDISEETEKVEKNLSKSLRRKKITEEVFEKMSRNFLFTDDLSSFSDCTLIIETVAENLDIKKQLFAELDKKVNDQCVFATNTSSLTVSEIFSLCSSERKNNGHAFLLSA encoded by the coding sequence ATGAACTCACTTAAAAAAATCGGTATTCTTGGATACGGAAAGATGGGAAAAGAGATCTTCGATCTTTTCCACAGCAAACTGCCTGATTCTGAATTCGTTGTATTGCTCAGACACGATATAAGCGAAGAAACGGAAAAGGTAGAAAAAAATCTTTCGAAATCACTCAGAAGGAAAAAGATAACTGAAGAAGTATTTGAAAAGATGAGCAGAAACTTTCTTTTCACTGATGATTTAAGCAGCTTCTCTGACTGCACACTTATTATAGAAACAGTAGCAGAGAACCTTGACATTAAGAAACAGCTTTTTGCTGAACTTGATAAAAAGGTAAATGATCAGTGTGTATTTGCCACAAACACTTCTTCTCTTACTGTAAGCGAAATATTTTCGTTATGCAGCAGCGAAAGAAAAAACAATGGGCATGCATTTCTTCTATCCGCTTAA
- a CDS encoding alpha/beta hydrolase — protein MKKWPLRNLLNPVVTRSLLYGTDSFDMEYVLQKIDQIKTMSGKEVKRVWFGEWERKAARYIECAEKAEKAGNKISAEAFYMMTAQCYYAGYQINTDDIEQKREVYEKLAKYYKKAVSYRENKVEYIEIPVPALGDVKLCGYIHYPNKGRSKKYPIAITYSGVGSCKEELDLLARPLIERGIAVLTVDMPGTGATLFDYDGKCIGSQLEAAIDAIGEYVENRDNIDKDRIANFGLCMGGGYSFRASAKRKAVKCCVSLFPLFMNIADTDSIPIWMKHGKWAMLQYGTGDDAKFMTEMKLLEQGTIDCDFLLVYSPDDNWMNSSASLSMLDRATGYKESLEVNEKPAYVSEETIMHAMPVGEQFHWVKHIAADFIADRLKK, from the coding sequence ATGAAAAAATGGCCACTTAGAAATTTACTTAATCCTGTAGTTACCCGTTCACTTCTTTACGGAACCGATTCATTCGATATGGAATATGTTCTTCAGAAGATCGACCAGATCAAGACAATGAGCGGTAAAGAAGTAAAAAGAGTCTGGTTCGGCGAATGGGAAAGAAAAGCAGCACGTTATATCGAATGTGCTGAAAAAGCTGAAAAAGCCGGAAACAAGATTTCTGCTGAAGCTTTTTACATGATGACAGCTCAGTGCTATTATGCCGGTTATCAGATAAACACAGATGATATCGAGCAGAAACGTGAAGTTTATGAAAAACTTGCTAAGTACTACAAAAAGGCTGTAAGCTACCGTGAAAACAAGGTTGAATACATCGAAATACCTGTTCCTGCACTTGGCGATGTAAAACTCTGCGGTTATATTCATTATCCAAACAAGGGCAGAAGCAAAAAGTATCCTATCGCAATTACATATTCAGGTGTAGGAAGCTGCAAGGAAGAACTTGATCTTCTTGCACGTCCTCTTATCGAAAGAGGCATTGCTGTACTTACTGTTGATATGCCGGGTACAGGCGCTACTCTGTTTGATTATGACGGAAAATGTATCGGAAGCCAGCTCGAAGCTGCAATTGATGCGATCGGTGAATACGTTGAAAACCGTGACAACATAGATAAAGACAGAATCGCAAACTTCGGTCTCTGCATGGGCGGCGGTTACTCATTCCGCGCTTCTGCAAAAAGAAAAGCTGTTAAGTGCTGCGTAAGCCTTTTCCCTCTTTTCATGAATATTGCCGATACAGATTCTATTCCGATCTGGATGAAGCACGGTAAGTGGGCAATGTTACAGTACGGCACAGGCGATGACGCTAAATTCATGACTGAAATGAAGCTTCTGGAACAGGGAACTATCGACTGTGATTTCCTGCTTGTATACAGCCCTGATGATAACTGGATGAACAGCAGCGCTTCACTTTCAATGCTCGACAGAGCAACCGGATACAAGGAAAGCCTTGAGGTCAATGAAAAGCCTGCATATGTATCTGAAGAAACTATCATGCACGCAATGCCGGTCGGTGAACAGTTCCACTGGGTAAAACACATTGCTGCTGACTTTATTGCTGACAGACTTAAAAAGTAA
- a CDS encoding beta-ketoacyl-[acyl-carrier-protein] synthase family protein — MEKVVITGMGAICSLGNDVEELWNNLIEGKSGIGKIERISTENHDSTVAAEIKSDAFETVCKKYWTKRQLNTVTGPVRLVMATAAQAIEDCGIDLENYDKDRVAVIYGIADSGYEDDERLKTTNIVLKTMPSSGPSLISEKFGFHGVSFNLSCACASSGYAIALGAQLIETGVYDMVVAGGLSNYVTHDRVKGFNQILAMSANPDPETACRPFTKNRDGFILGEGAGTVILESETSAKKRNARIHAKLSGYACYSESSNMTAPLENGAGMKIVMERAIEKAGLTPDRIDYINAHGTSTNLNDKYETMAIKNLFGKHAYELSVSSTKSAIGHTLGAGSVIEGIVTIKALNENLVPPTIHYDEPDPDLDLDYTPNKAKKREINVALSNSYGFGGQNVTLIFEK; from the coding sequence ATGGAGAAAGTTGTAATTACAGGTATGGGCGCTATCTGCTCATTAGGAAATGACGTAGAAGAACTCTGGAATAATCTTATAGAAGGTAAAAGCGGAATTGGTAAAATAGAACGTATATCAACTGAAAACCATGATTCTACTGTTGCTGCTGAAATAAAGAGCGACGCTTTTGAAACAGTATGCAAAAAATACTGGACTAAGAGACAGCTCAACACTGTTACTGGCCCGGTACGTCTTGTAATGGCTACTGCCGCACAGGCAATAGAGGACTGCGGAATTGATCTTGAAAATTATGACAAAGACAGGGTAGCTGTAATATACGGTATTGCAGACAGTGGTTATGAAGACGACGAACGCTTAAAGACGACAAATATAGTTCTCAAAACAATGCCAAGTTCCGGACCGTCTCTTATATCTGAGAAATTTGGTTTTCACGGCGTAAGTTTTAACCTTTCATGCGCATGCGCAAGCTCAGGATATGCAATTGCGCTCGGAGCACAGCTTATTGAAACAGGTGTTTATGACATGGTAGTTGCAGGCGGACTTTCAAACTACGTTACACATGACAGAGTCAAGGGATTTAACCAGATACTTGCAATGTCTGCTAATCCGGATCCTGAAACAGCATGCCGTCCGTTTACAAAGAACCGTGACGGTTTTATCCTCGGTGAAGGTGCAGGTACTGTTATACTTGAATCTGAAACATCTGCAAAGAAGAGAAATGCAAGAATCCATGCAAAGCTTTCAGGTTATGCATGCTACAGTGAATCTTCGAATATGACTGCGCCTCTTGAAAACGGTGCCGGTATGAAGATAGTTATGGAAAGAGCTATTGAAAAGGCTGGTCTCACACCTGACAGGATCGACTACATAAACGCTCACGGTACTTCTACAAACCTCAACGACAAGTATGAGACTATGGCTATCAAAAATCTCTTCGGCAAGCATGCCTATGAGCTTTCAGTATCATCAACAAAATCAGCTATCGGTCATACACTTGGTGCGGGCAGTGTTATAGAGGGTATCGTTACAATAAAAGCACTTAACGAAAACCTCGTTCCGCCAACAATTCACTATGATGAACCAGATCCGGATCTTGATCTTGACTACACTCCTAACAAGGCTAAGAAGAGAGAGATCAATGTTGCATTATCCAATTCATATGGTTTTGGCGGACAGAATGTAACTCTTATTTTTGAAAAATAA
- a CDS encoding class I adenylate-forming enzyme family protein, translating to MKDNFFSKYKEYAAKTPDKVLLRIDDSELTYSDFLERTAVMSSGMRKLGIGKDDKVGIIMPNSIDWYIVFWSAVRIGAQPVPIDPQSGVLELSRLIPATGIKICFAAEKYKTNNIREAVKKVEPDKLTVDHVVFFGESSASEETDKFISSSVFFDKYTDDYSEIYVPEDDHVMNLACTSGSTGTPKMLSIPYYGFYQAAVDMGNYLGFSENEVMMLGMTLYHQGGFGMGLQTTVNGGTVMYQPQFNPVTFLETVQKYRVTVIQLTSTLAKVLLSTPDFDKYDLSSVKACYFAGEVLPKEIADTFVEKLGIRVINVIGSSETATMVVWDSDKDRGTDPSDFRKLPFTDFIVADAKGNNIEAEDEVGELVIYTTAVIPDYYGNPELSAEKIKTDSEGRRWFFTGDLVKRIPDGKVRFAGRSKRIIKRGGNLVHAEEVEACLLTHENIEAAAVTDDLHPVIGQQIIAYIQTVNNQKITRGEIAKFFEGKLSAYKVPDKVIVVDEIPKDVGKVQFKYLREQNKK from the coding sequence ATGAAAGACAATTTTTTCAGCAAATACAAAGAGTATGCAGCAAAGACACCTGACAAGGTTCTTCTTCGTATCGATGACAGCGAACTCACTTACAGTGACTTTCTTGAAAGAACTGCTGTAATGAGTTCAGGAATGAGAAAACTCGGCATCGGAAAAGATGATAAGGTAGGTATTATAATGCCTAACAGTATCGACTGGTACATTGTATTCTGGTCAGCTGTAAGAATCGGAGCACAGCCTGTTCCGATTGATCCTCAGAGCGGTGTGCTGGAACTTTCCAGACTCATTCCTGCAACCGGAATAAAGATCTGCTTTGCTGCGGAAAAATACAAGACAAACAATATCAGAGAAGCTGTTAAAAAAGTAGAACCTGATAAACTTACTGTTGATCATGTAGTATTTTTCGGTGAAAGTTCAGCATCTGAAGAAACGGACAAATTCATCTCATCATCAGTATTCTTTGATAAATATACAGATGATTATTCTGAGATCTATGTTCCTGAAGATGATCACGTAATGAATCTTGCCTGCACATCAGGAAGCACAGGTACACCTAAGATGCTTTCTATACCTTACTACGGTTTCTATCAGGCTGCTGTGGATATGGGTAACTATCTTGGCTTCAGTGAAAATGAAGTTATGATGCTCGGAATGACTCTTTATCATCAGGGCGGATTCGGCATGGGTCTCCAGACAACAGTTAACGGCGGTACAGTTATGTATCAGCCTCAGTTCAACCCTGTTACATTCCTTGAAACAGTTCAGAAGTACAGAGTTACTGTTATCCAGCTCACATCAACACTTGCAAAGGTGCTACTTTCAACTCCGGACTTTGACAAATATGATCTTTCAAGTGTAAAGGCCTGCTATTTCGCAGGAGAAGTTCTCCCTAAGGAGATCGCTGACACATTCGTTGAAAAGCTCGGTATCAGAGTAATCAATGTAATCGGATCATCTGAAACAGCAACAATGGTTGTCTGGGATTCAGACAAGGACAGAGGAACTGATCCAAGCGATTTCAGAAAGCTTCCTTTTACCGACTTTATAGTTGCTGACGCAAAGGGAAATAATATTGAAGCTGAAGATGAAGTCGGCGAACTCGTTATTTATACAACAGCAGTTATTCCTGACTATTACGGTAATCCGGAACTTTCTGCTGAAAAAATCAAGACTGATTCTGAAGGAAGACGCTGGTTCTTCACCGGTGACCTTGTAAAGCGCATCCCGGACGGAAAAGTAAGATTTGCCGGAAGAAGCAAGAGAATCATCAAGCGCGGTGGTAATCTTGTACACGCTGAAGAAGTTGAAGCTTGTCTTCTTACACATGAAAACATTGAAGCTGCAGCTGTTACTGACGATCTTCACCCGGTAATCGGTCAGCAGATTATTGCTTATATTCAGACCGTTAATAACCAGAAAATAACAAGAGGGGAGATAGCTAAGTTCTTCGAGGGCAAGCTTTCTGCCTATAAAGTTCCTGATAAAGTAATCGTTGTTGACGAGATTCCTAAGGATGTCGGCAAGGTACAGTTCAAGTATCTCAGAGAACAGAATAAAAAGTAA
- a CDS encoding acyl carrier protein — translation MNNISWDEFTKEVSDYVGVDASEITKDTDIYEDLCLDSLGVFGLGTQLTETFGLTVALSSVAVVSKIGDMYDILNEKGVKNA, via the coding sequence ATGAATAACATTTCATGGGATGAATTCACTAAAGAAGTATCTGACTACGTTGGTGTAGACGCCTCAGAGATCACAAAAGACACTGATATCTATGAAGACCTTTGCCTTGATTCACTTGGCGTATTTGGTCTCGGCACACAGCTTACAGAGACATTCGGTCTTACAGTTGCACTTTCTTCAGTAGCTGTAGTAAGTAAAATTGGTGACATGTACGATATTCTGAACGAAAAAGGCGTAAAAAATGCATAA
- a CDS encoding thioesterase domain-containing protein — protein sequence MHNEIKLCFFAHAGSSARSYSSFKKFLDPSIKPVPIELAGRGSRLSEPRFTDAEKCAGDVFLKNKEIFEEGNYAFFGHSLGSIISYETIKIIKKCGLPAPFHAFFFQ from the coding sequence ATGCATAATGAAATAAAGCTGTGTTTTTTTGCACATGCCGGCAGTTCAGCAAGAAGCTATTCAAGCTTCAAAAAATTTCTTGACCCATCTATCAAACCGGTACCGATCGAGTTAGCAGGACGTGGAAGCAGACTTTCAGAACCAAGATTCACAGATGCGGAAAAATGCGCAGGAGATGTATTTCTTAAAAATAAAGAGATATTTGAAGAAGGAAACTATGCATTTTTCGGACACAGCCTTGGCTCGATCATATCTTATGAAACGATTAAGATAATAAAAAAATGCGGACTTCCTGCTCCTTTCCATGCATTTTTTTTCCAGTAG
- a CDS encoding thioesterase domain-containing protein codes for MHFFSSRPAPQSRIESAVSGSSTLPDDEFIRIFSSYGGLPSSLTENKEMLNMLLPILRDDVTMADNYHPTFSEPEIDTDITVCYGRGDSIYSGENLELWQKCTTGSFSSIAFDGDHFYFNIPDNKEKLCEYINRTLLG; via the coding sequence ATGCATTTTTTTTCCAGTAGGCCGGCACCTCAGTCAAGAATAGAAAGTGCTGTATCAGGTTCATCAACACTTCCTGATGACGAGTTTATCCGAATCTTTTCATCATACGGTGGACTTCCTTCGTCTCTTACTGAAAACAAGGAAATGCTTAATATGCTGCTTCCGATACTCAGAGATGACGTTACAATGGCAGACAACTACCATCCGACATTCAGTGAACCGGAAATTGATACAGACATTACAGTCTGTTACGGCCGTGGTGACAGCATCTATTCAGGAGAAAACCTTGAACTGTGGCAGAAATGCACGACCGGCAGTTTCAGCAGTATTGCATTTGACGGTGATCATTTTTATTTCAATATTCCTGATAATAAAGAAAAACTCTGCGAGTATATAAACAGAACTTTACTTGGATGA
- a CDS encoding diaminopimelate dehydrogenase, with product MSIRIGILGYGNLGKGVEYAIAQNDDLSLKAVFTRRDPSTVKIMTKDVPVYSVNDAAAHASEIDVLILCGGSANDLPVQTPEFAKLFNVVDSFDTHARIPEHFANVDKAAKEAGKVGIISIGWDPGLFSLIRMYGNAVLPDGKDYTFWGKGVSQGHSDAIRRVKGVKNGKQYTIPVESALERVRNGENPELTTREKHTRECFVVPEEGADLAQIEKDIKTMPNYFSDYDTTVHFITEEELIKNHSGIPHGGFVIRTGTTGENNQTKHTVEFSLKLGSNPEFTSSVLCAFARAAYRLNAEGVTGCKTIFDIAPAYLCKQSPDELRSHLL from the coding sequence ATGAGTATTCGCATTGGTATTTTAGGCTATGGCAATCTTGGCAAGGGCGTTGAATATGCTATCGCTCAGAACGATGACTTAAGTCTCAAGGCGGTTTTCACAAGACGTGATCCATCTACAGTCAAGATCATGACAAAGGACGTTCCCGTTTACTCAGTAAACGATGCTGCAGCTCACGCTTCAGAAATCGACGTTCTCATTCTCTGCGGAGGAAGTGCAAACGACCTTCCTGTACAGACTCCTGAATTTGCTAAGCTTTTCAACGTAGTTGACAGCTTTGATACACACGCAAGAATTCCTGAACACTTTGCCAATGTTGACAAGGCTGCAAAGGAAGCAGGCAAGGTAGGCATCATCTCTATCGGCTGGGATCCGGGCCTTTTCTCACTTATCAGAATGTACGGCAACGCAGTTCTTCCTGACGGAAAAGACTATACATTCTGGGGCAAGGGCGTAAGCCAGGGCCATTCAGATGCTATCAGACGCGTTAAGGGCGTAAAGAACGGCAAGCAGTACACTATTCCTGTAGAAAGCGCTCTTGAAAGAGTAAGAAACGGCGAAAATCCGGAACTTACAACACGCGAAAAGCACACAAGAGAATGTTTTGTTGTTCCTGAAGAAGGTGCAGATCTTGCACAGATCGAAAAGGACATCAAGACAATGCCTAACTACTTCTCAGACTACGATACAACAGTTCACTTCATCACTGAAGAAGAACTTATAAAGAATCACAGCGGAATACCGCACGGCGGTTTCGTTATCCGCACAGGTACAACTGGTGAAAATAACCAGACAAAACACACTGTAGAATTCAGTCTCAAGCTTGGTTCAAACCCTGAATTCACATCAAGTGTTCTCTGTGCATTTGCAAGAGCTGCATACAGACTCAATGCTGAAGGCGTAACCGGATGCAAGACTATATTTGATATTGCTCCTGCATATCTCTGCAAGCAGAGCCCGGACGAACTCAGATCACATTTACTTTAA
- the asnB gene encoding asparagine synthase (glutamine-hydrolyzing) produces the protein MKELKTYRGHIRNWKELCAVLGIDTSLSREKREEEIILKGCEKWGENIADHLYGMFAFAVWDTDEKKLFCVRDHFGTKPFYYYETKDGELLYGTFIRDITEKKEFVKEINRDMLQIYMTLTYVAGEDTFFKGLKKLMPGCHLTWQNGKISIVRYWKPEFKPDNSKSLEDWADEIHTTVKQMIDEVKTPDETAESFLSGGVDSSYVFAVSDAEMSDSCGYDDERFDESFLAKKTADMLGRKNSRCLITPEQYFEAVPYVMYNMEQPLGDASAIVFAIACKATAEHTKLCYSGEGADEFFGGYNMYRNAERYGENLKTFYVGNTNIMKEEEKQKILKHYDPSVLPINLVKHIYEETEGLDPLSKMSDVDIQIWLEGDIYLNVDKMSTCCGLEIRMPLTDRRVFDIASRLPSKFKVNEEQNKVAFRTAAAKVLPDEIAFRKKLGFIVPIRIWLADDRYNSDVRAKFNSDYAAEFFNTDEINAIFEDYKNGNSDNWRKVWTIYTFLVWYEEYFIKR, from the coding sequence ATGAAAGAGTTAAAAACATACAGAGGACACATCAGAAACTGGAAAGAACTGTGTGCAGTTCTTGGGATAGACACTTCCCTTTCACGTGAAAAAAGAGAAGAAGAGATCATACTCAAAGGCTGTGAAAAATGGGGAGAAAATATTGCTGACCACTTATACGGAATGTTTGCCTTTGCTGTCTGGGACACAGATGAAAAGAAACTTTTCTGCGTAAGAGACCATTTCGGCACAAAGCCTTTCTACTACTACGAAACAAAGGACGGCGAACTTCTTTACGGTACATTCATCCGTGATATAACAGAGAAAAAGGAATTTGTAAAGGAAATAAACAGGGACATGCTCCAGATCTACATGACGCTTACTTACGTTGCCGGCGAAGACACGTTCTTCAAGGGGCTTAAGAAGCTCATGCCGGGATGCCATCTTACATGGCAGAACGGAAAGATCAGTATCGTCCGTTACTGGAAGCCTGAGTTTAAGCCTGACAATTCAAAGAGCCTTGAAGACTGGGCAGATGAGATCCACACAACAGTAAAACAGATGATCGATGAAGTAAAAACACCTGATGAAACTGCTGAATCATTCCTTTCAGGCGGCGTGGATTCATCTTATGTATTTGCTGTATCCGATGCAGAAATGTCAGATTCATGCGGATATGACGACGAAAGATTCGATGAGTCATTCCTTGCAAAGAAGACAGCAGATATGCTCGGCAGAAAGAATTCAAGATGCCTTATTACTCCTGAGCAGTACTTTGAAGCTGTTCCGTACGTAATGTACAACATGGAACAGCCGCTCGGCGATGCTTCGGCAATCGTTTTTGCCATTGCCTGCAAAGCTACTGCTGAACATACAAAACTCTGCTACTCCGGTGAAGGAGCTGACGAATTCTTCGGCGGCTACAACATGTACAGAAACGCTGAACGCTACGGCGAGAACCTTAAGACTTTCTACGTAGGCAATACAAATATCATGAAGGAAGAGGAAAAGCAGAAGATCTTAAAGCATTACGATCCTTCAGTCCTTCCAATCAATCTTGTTAAGCACATCTACGAAGAAACAGAAGGACTTGATCCGCTTTCAAAAATGTCAGACGTAGATATTCAGATCTGGCTTGAAGGCGATATCTACTTAAACGTTGACAAGATGAGCACATGCTGCGGTCTTGAAATAAGAATGCCTCTTACAGACAGAAGGGTATTCGACATCGCTTCCCGCCTCCCTTCAAAGTTTAAGGTAAATGAAGAACAGAACAAGGTCGCATTCAGAACAGCTGCAGCCAAGGTTCTTCCTGATGAAATAGCTTTCAGAAAGAAGCTCGGTTTTATCGTTCCGATCAGAATATGGCTTGCAGATGACAGATACAACAGCGACGTAAGAGCAAAGTTCAACAGCGACTACGCAGCTGAATTCTTCAACACTGACGAGATCAACGCTATCTTCGAGGATTACAAAAACGGTAATTCAGACAACTGGAGAAAGGTATGGACTATCTATACATTCCTCGTATGGTATGAAGAATACTTCATCAAAAGATAA
- a CDS encoding RES family NAD+ phosphorylase, producing MWNNTEHRISFNEADPKTINVPSWKNFADHLVFHNRFTGSEEKENVCRFLDKIIGENKLTYSIPKGAVLYRGRKITEDEIRKSNGINCGFDEKQSGVPPYRKTHNGRVNIAGIPVLYTAAEQYTACAELRPIKNEFVSIAEYEVAEDIVVADFVLDNIPSYEDTPEGMLFLKDMFRSFSLPVTNELIDYLPSQFVSEYIRIAHEDISGIRYSSMRHIGGYNIAIFDEEKCRFVRSTVLRCSKVKYEFKDINAEEILEL from the coding sequence ATGTGGAATAATACAGAACACAGGATTTCATTTAATGAAGCAGATCCTAAAACGATAAATGTTCCTTCATGGAAGAATTTTGCTGATCATCTCGTTTTTCATAACAGATTTACGGGTTCTGAGGAAAAGGAAAATGTCTGCAGGTTTCTTGACAAGATAATCGGTGAGAACAAGCTGACCTACAGTATTCCGAAAGGCGCTGTCCTGTACAGGGGAAGAAAAATTACCGAAGATGAAATAAGAAAGTCGAACGGTATAAACTGCGGTTTTGATGAAAAGCAGTCAGGCGTTCCTCCGTACAGGAAAACACATAACGGCAGAGTCAATATAGCCGGTATACCGGTTCTGTATACCGCAGCTGAACAGTATACTGCATGCGCGGAACTTAGACCTATAAAGAATGAGTTTGTGAGTATTGCGGAATATGAAGTTGCCGAGGACATTGTCGTAGCTGATTTCGTTCTTGACAACATACCGAGCTACGAGGATACTCCTGAGGGTATGCTGTTTTTAAAGGATATGTTCCGAAGCTTTTCACTTCCTGTTACAAATGAACTTATCGACTATCTGCCGAGCCAGTTTGTATCGGAATATATAAGAATTGCTCACGAGGATATTTCCGGAATACGTTATTCCTCCATGAGGCATATCGGAGGCTATAACATAGCGATTTTTGACGAGGAGAAATGCCGGTTTGTGCGAAGTACAGTACTTCGGTGCAGTAAAGTAAAGTACGAATTCAAAGATATCAATGCCGAAGAGATACTTGAACTGTAG